The Aedes aegypti strain LVP_AGWG chromosome 3, AaegL5.0 Primary Assembly, whole genome shotgun sequence genome contains a region encoding:
- the LOC5568423 gene encoding NEDD4-binding protein 2: protein MLGDEVLAQLTEMFGDYIDQTRIQTTMKRCHNDLESCIELLLKDETADEDEKMPSAQTLNSWDMVLAVNEKKEPTMPNPDPAASTGAIRKTYTVTQQASESESISFASFLQKGTAPQGWSTVPQPQRNVTPARRADKWPPNFDSVVDLINKGYRVMVLMRGAPGSGKSFLARALIDKTLANGDYRNHIFSADDYFVVDGVYKYQADRIDEAHRFNQNNVLAKARDGWSPIVVDNTHMKLWEMFAYVQIAADNGYYLEVLEPATHWRYNARSLAARNTHGVPEQKIKIMLANYEKLKDTTELYKACKLKHALYLPARMRHFPIVKEDLLEKKTEDSGNSRQDTTNEEPTTIDSIVKEWTLADWEASNDAQTNTASRDSEDNAIDLTDIPIPKPPRQVTPKHAPLASALDTNSSSMADGTVEQSDPSEWNWPVTNEVSWKPYDEESVDFWTQSDPTGAQQPPKSPETPRPKRTEPPPSQDPTSFLLSSIQIPANWKTPESSTGVTPIASVQKKKSEKKRVALVKHRRGCKNENTSFSEICNLYPQIPVQYLWDLFENCNGDGDWTANLLLEEQKNYEFKGTADSEAGAVGGQLAFECDCNETMISQVPSGDPLGSGGGGYETDRSTVSSESPRNTSKRKEKPLSEDLQNAKKQLEAFVVLGKEHYSKHIQQIRAAKGIISKEEADRKSEESETSSLDDPIKSDPEVFEVTLGIDLIKQLHAIFKDKHSSNSIALDELTEDRTKVFMATEMAEQLYLSFLDSVYSCREENKIYTLKRDAHLAQQMEAKEKYPVLFKKPSDTPNLNDIMEMEYALTAYRNEINGWAKQAPQDLASQMTRQKLVEMYPGVEENVLAEILHAHDNKFNDTVKVLNNSIPEDLRNQIAQEREALLKRAEAEKQKPIAAPFPPAPAPEQEPPHSEDAINLHLKTAEECRNLSQHHQELKNECHEKARNAIQRGMAGVAEYYAQVARLHRTKIDMYNSKASNAIMEVHKLTLNNADVLDLHYLHSEEALRCMEIFLAEQARKLSTRRQQYKELFIITGRGLHSADGIPIIKHRVKAMLRDLGLRCTELNPGFLKLKLFNNPDMLDRLMAS, encoded by the exons TGGAAAGTTGTATAGAGCTGCTTCTGAAGGACGAAACCGCTGACGAGGATGAAAAGATGCCTTCAGCACAGACGCTCAATTCTTGGGATATGGTTCTTGCGGTCAATGAGAAGAAAGAACCAACGATGCCTAACCCAGATCCAGCGGCATCGACAGGTGCCATCAGGAAGACATACACGGTCACTCAACAGGCCTCCGAGAGTGAATCGATTTCCTTTGCATCCTTCCTACAGAAAGGAACTGCCCCACAGGGCTGGTCCACTGTTCCTCAGCCCCAGCGGAATGTCACACCGGCGCGGCGTGCCGACAAATGGCCACCAAACTTCGATTCCGTCGTAGATCTCATCAACAAGGGCTATCGAGTGATGGTTCTCATGCGAGGAGCGCCCGGCTCTGGCAAATCCTTTCTCGCACGTGCCCTAATCGATAAGACGTTGGCCAATGGGGATTATCGGAATCACATCTTCAGCGCGGATGATTACTTCGTCGTGGATGGAGTCTACAAGTATCAGGCGGATCGGATTGACGAGGCCCATCGGTTCAACCAGAACAATGTCCTGGCCAAGGCACGGGACGGCTGGAGCCCGATTGTGGTCGACAACACTCACATGAAGCTGTGGGAGATGTTTGCGTACGTGCAGATTGCGGCGGACAATGGTTACTACCTGGAGGTGCTGGAACCGGCCACCCATTGGCGATACAACGCCAGGAGTTTAGCAGCCCGAAATACTCACGGAGTGCCGGAGCAGAAGATTAAAATAATGCTTGCCAACTACGAGAAACTGAAGGATACCACTGAGCTGTACAAAGCGTGCAAGTTGAAGCATGCGCTGTACCTTCCGGCGAGGATGCGGCACTTCCCGATTGTGAAGGAGGATCTGCTGGAGAAAAAGACTGAGGATAGCGGGAATAGTCGACAG GACACCACAAATGAAGAACCAACCACTATAGATTCCATCGTGAAAGAATGGACATTGGCCGATTGGGAGGCATCTAACGATGCGCAAACCAACACTGCCTCACGCGACAGCGAAGACAACGCGATCGATCTGACGGATATTCCAATACCCAAGCCACCGAGACAGGTGACGCCAAAGCATGCTCCACTAGCTTCAGCCCTTGACACCAACAGCAGTTCGATGGCCGATGGAACCGTGGAGCAGAGTGACCCCAGCGAATGGAACTGGCCTGTAACAAACGAAGTTAGCTGGAAACCTTACGACGAGGAAAGTGTCGATTTCTGGACCCAATCCGATCCCACCGGTGCACAGCAGCCACCGAAATCTCCGGAGACACCTCGTCCCAAGCGGACAGAACCACCGCCGTCGCAAGATCCTACCTCGTTCCTATTGTCGAGCATACAAATTCCGGCCAATTGGAAGACACCGGAAAGCTCGACCGGTGTAACGCCGATAGCGTCCGTCCAAAAGAAGAAATCCGAGAAGAAGCGCGTTGCCCTGGTCAAGCATCGGAGGGGCTGCAAAAACGAGAACACCAGCTTTTCGGAAATCTGCAACCTCTACCCTCAGATTCCGGTCCAGTATCTGTGGGACTTGTTCGAGAATTGCAACGGAGACGGTGACTGGACGGCAAATCTTCTGTTAGAAGAGCAAAAGAACTACGAATTCAAAGGGACAGCCGACTCGGAAGCCGGTGCTGTCGGTGGTCAGCTGGCTTTCGAATGCGATTGCAATGAAACAATGATATCGCAAGTGCCTTCCGGTGATCCCTTGGGTAGCGGCGGGGGAGGATACGAAACGGATCGCTCCACCGTCAGCTCAGAGTCACCTCGAAACACGTCCAAACGTAAGGAAAAGCCACTCTCGGAAGACTTACAGAACGCCAAAAAGCAACTGGAAGCATTCGTAGTGCTGGGAAAGGAGCATTATTCGAAGCACATTCAGCAGATCAGAGCAGCTAAGGGTATTATCAGCAAAGAGGAAGCGGATCGAAAGTCCGAAGAGTCGGAAACGTCCTCGCTGGATGATCCGATCAAATCGGACCCGGAAGTGTTCGAAGTTACCTTGGGGATTGATCTCATCAAGCAGCTGCATGCCATTTTTAAAGACAAGCATAGTTCCAACTCGATCGCTTTGGATGAACTTACCGAAGACCGAACGAAGGTCTTTATGGCCACCGAAATGGCCGAACAACTGTATCTCTCGTTTTTGGATTCCGTCTACAGTTGCCGAGAGGAGAACAAGATTTACACACTTAAACGCGATGCTCATTTAGCGCAGCAGATGGAGGCCAAGGAAAAGTATCCGGTCCTGTTCAAAAAACCCAGCGACACTCCCAACCTTAACGATATCATGGAAATGGAGTACGCCCTTACGGCGTATCGTAACGAAATCAACGGCTGGGCCAAACAAGCTCCTCAAGATCTAGCCTCACAGATGACGCGCCAAAAGTTGGTCGAAATGTATCCGGGTGTCGAAGAGAATGTCCTAGCGGAAATCCTCCACGCCCACGACAACAAATTCAATGACACGGTCAAAGTCCTCAACAATTCAATTCCGGAGGATCTCCGGAACCAAATCGCGCAGGAAAGGGAAGCTCTCCTCAAGCGAGCCGAAGCCGAGAAACAGAAACCAATCGCGGCACCATTCCCGCCAGCACCAGCCCCAGAACAGGAGCCACCACACAGTGAAGACGCAATCAACCTCCACTTGAAAACGGCCGAAGAATGTCGCAACCTCTCCCAGCACCATCAGGAGCTCAAGAACGAATGCCACGAGAAAGCCCGCAACGCCATCCAACGGGGAATGGCCGGCGTGGCCGAGTACTACGCCCAGGTCGCTCGACTCCACCGGACCAAAATCGACATGTACAACAGTAAGGCATCGAACGCCATCATGGAAGTCCACAAGCTGACGCTGAACAATGCGGACGTTCTGGACTTGCACTATCTGCACTCGGAAGAAGCGCTGCGGTGTATGGAGATATTCTTGGCGGAGCAGGCCCGCAAATTGTCCACCCGGAGGCAGCAGTACAAGGAACTCTTCATCATTACGGGGCGAGGGTTGCACTCGGCCGATGGCATACCCATCATCAAGCACCGGGTCAAGGCCATGCTGCGCGATCTGGGCTTAAG